GATCTTCCTGGTTTACACCGGTGAGTCGATCGCGCGCACGTTCTTCATCACCGCGGGTACCTTTGGTGCGATGAGCCTGTTTGGCTATACCACCAAGAAAGACCTTTCGGGCTGGGGCAGCTTCCTGTTCATGGGCCTGATCGGTATCATCATCGCAATGGTGGTGAACATCTTCCTTGCCAGCACGATGCTGCAGTTCGTCATTTCGGCGGCTGGTGTTCTGATCTTCACGGGCCTTACCGCCTATGACACCCAGAAAATCAAGGAAGAATATCACGAGCATGACGATGCAACGACCGCAGGCAAAAAAGCCCTGTTTGGTGCGCTGCGTCTGTATCTTGATTTCGTGAACCTGTTCATCATGCTGCTGCACTTCTTTGGCAATCGCGAATAGAAGTTGCCCGGCAGTCGCAGTCAAAACCCCCGCAGCATCCGCTGCGGGGGTTTCTTTTTGTCTTTGGTCAGGATGTGGCTCAGGACGCATTTGCCGTGTCTTTGCCAAGGCCACCGGTTGCGTCCATAAGCGTCTTGCGATGTCCAAGCTGCGACAGAAAGTTTTCCGAGCGGGTAAAGCCGCCCGACGCAGCACGCGCAGCCCCCTTTGCGCCGGCTTCGTTAAATGCCTCGTAGGCCTGTGAATAGCTCATCCGGGCGTGGGTGAGCATTTCTATATCCTTGTGCAGATTGCCGTTGGTCAGATAGACGGTGGCAAGCGCAAACATGATCCGACCCCAGATATAGGGATGATCGCGACGCGTGCAGACTTTAAGGGCTGCCTGAAAAACCGGGACAACCTGCGTATCGGGGATGGTCACATCGCGAATGGTGGCAGACGATACAATCGCATCCGCCAGACCATAAGCGATCAACGCATAAAGCGGGCCGTGAACGCGTGCATTGATCATGCCAAGCGCCCGGCGGTAATGCGCAGCACCCTTGTCGACGATCTGGGCATTTTCCTTGTCCTTGCCAGTCAGGACCATGGCCTCGCCAAGTTTGCAGATCGAAAGGGCACGATCGACCGGCGAACCCATCGAAAGTTCGATCCTGCGTTCCAACATGCGCCAGATCGCAATCGACAATTCGCCAGAGCGCGCCTTGAGGTTTGCAATCAGTGACCAGTTCACAAGCGATCCATAAAGGGCGAGTGCGGCTGTGGTGCGGGGATCGACCTTGGAAAAATCCGTGACGCGATCAAGCAATTCCGAAAGCTGGCTGGTTGGCGCGGCCGGATCATATTCCGCCAGGGCTTCGCCCTTGAGACCGGTTGGTGCGGCGGTTTTCCCTGTGGCGGCCACCGGTTTTTCGGCAATATCGGCCACCATCTGGCGGATATAGGGTTCCATGACACGAAGCGCACTTGCGCAATAGGACCGATCACCGGTTTCCGACAGGACAAACGCCCCGAACCCATAGGCCAGCGCCGCACCGGCACCAGCGTGCGAAAAGACTTCACCGCCCAGAACGCGGTCCTGAAGGTCTTCCATGATCGCTGCCAGACGCGCAATCTGAAGGGCGCGCTGTTCACCGCCCCGGGATGTCAGGACAAGCTGTGCGTTCAACAGCACCCGCAATGCCTCGGCAACGTCGGAATGGGTCGGCTGACGGAAGATATAGGTCTGGGGCAGCATCAGGTCATAAAGCGATGATGTCAGGGCATCGCTGACCAGATAGAGGTTGAGATACCCGGTGCTGGCATCCTGACGCCCCCAGAAGACTGTATCGGCATCCTTGCGGTGCGCCATATTAAGAACGCTTAGCTGCGCTTCGCGTATGGCCTGAAACGGATCGGCGGCATCGGGGTTTGGTGAAAAGAACTGATCAACCCGAACCCCTTCGCTTTCCGGGACGGACGAAACAGCGGCTGTCACGATATCTGAAATATCATCAACGGAACTTGCACCGATATGGGCGTTGGTATCGGCAGGCGTGAAGCGGGCGATAGCATATCGGCACAGGACATCATCTGTCGCCAGAATATCTCTGGGAGCACCCCCCGTATCATCGACAGTATCGGCACCTGTGATCAAGGATTTGAACACAAGGCCAACCATTGACCAGAAACCAGCCATTCTTGTCCTTATCTGTTCCCTGCTTCTCGGAGCCTGAACAGCAGGGATCTCAAGACTTTAGTAGGGACATTTTCGTCCTACAAATCAGGTTGGTCAATGGCGTGGGTTGTCATTTCACTCATACCGAAGAATAGGGTACACGATCCCAAAAAGGGTGAAATGACATCCAACAAAACAGTGTTTTACCGGGTTCAGGACTCCCAGGGCCGTTTGCGCTGTCGCGATGCGTTGGGCGTCGAAGAAGCGGGTTTTGATGAATTTCGACCCCACGGGCCACGCGGCGGGGCCGCCTTGGCAACACCGGCACCCTGCCCTGCCGGACGGCCCGGTGCATTGCTTGCAGGCTTGCCTGACATTTCCTTCAGGCGCGCGATGCGGTTGGCCATGTTGGGATGGGTTGAAAACAGGTTATCAACACCTTTGCCCGACAGCGGGTTGGCAATGTACATGTGGGCCATCGCCGGGTTGCGTTCGGCATCCATGTTCGGGATGGCGTGAACACCCTTATCAAGTTTGTTCAATGCACTGGCCAGCCACATCGGATGGCCACAGATTTCAGCCCCGATCTTGTCGGCTTCATATTCACGGGTGCGCGAAATTGCCATTTGCACGATCATCGCCCCCAAGGGTGCGAGAATGGCAATCAGGATCATACCGATCCCGCCCAGCGGGTTATTGTTGTCGCGATTGCCGCCAAACATGCCGGCAAACATCGCGAAGTTGGCGAGTGCCGAAATCGCCCCGGCGATGGTCGCAGTGATGGTCATGGTCAGGGTATCGCGGTTTTTGACGTGGGCCAGTTCATGGGCCATGACGCCAGCGATTTCGTTGCGATCAAGCAGTTTGAGCAACCCTGTGGTCGCCGCCACCGCCGCATTTTCCGGGTTACGGCCCGTCGCAAAGGCGTTTGGTTGCGGGTTTTCAATCACATAGACCTTGGGCATGGGCAGATCGGCATTGCGCGCAAGGTCGCGCACCATCGCCACCAGTTCGGGTGCTGTTTTGTCATCGACCTGCCGGGCGCTGCGCATACGCAGCAGCATCGCGTCCGAATTCCAATAGGCGAACACATTCATGGCGGCTGCAAACAGCAGCGCAATAATCATGCCCTGTTGGCCGCCAATCATCATGCCGACCGCGCCAAACAGCGCCGTCAATCCGGCCAGCAACAAACCTGTACGCACATAGTTCATGGTCGAAAACCCTTATCGACAAACATTCCGACCGAAAGATAAGGCGAAGTCCGGCCAAGGCAAGGGCCATCAGACCAAACTGAGATATGGCTCACATCAGAAAACCAAAACGGGGCCGACTTGTATCGGCCCCGTTCGGGAATTTAAAACAGCCGGACCGGCGGGGTCGGGGGAAAAAGACGGTCCGGCTGTTTATGCAACGATATCAGTCACTCCGCAGGCTGGTGTGTTTCAGCCTCATCAAGTGAACGAACGTCGTTGCGCCGGCCAATCATGCGTACAAGAACATAAAAGACCGGGGTCAGGATCAGGCCAAATATCGTCACGCCCAGCATGCCCGAGAAAACGGCAATACCAATCGCGTGGCGCATCTCGGCACCGGCACCACTGGACAGAACCAGCGGGACGACACCCATGATGAAGGCCAAGGAAGTCATCAGGATCGGGCGCAGACGAAGGCGGCTGGCCTCGATCGCGGCCTGAACGGTGCTGCGACCCTGATGTTCAAGTTCGCGGGCGAACTCGACAATCAGGATGGCGTTCTTTGATGCCAGTCCGGCCAGCACAAACAGGCTGATCTGGGTAAAGATGTTATTGTCACCCCCGAACAGATAGACACCAAAGATGGCAGACAGGATGCTCATCGGGACGATCAGGATCACCGCCAATGGCATGGTCAGGCTTTCATATTGCGCCGCCAGCACCAGGAACACGAGCAGGATACAGATCGGGAAGACAAAGATCGCTGTATTGCCTGCCAGGATCTGCTGATAGGTCAGCTCTGTCCATTCATAGGACATGCCCGGCGGCAAGGTTTCATCAAGGATCTTGGTGATCGCCGCCTGTGCATCGCCACTGGAATATCCCGGTGCCGCGTTACCATTCAGATCGGCAGAACGGAACGCGTTATAACGCATCGCCGTATCCGGCCCGAATGTTTCAGAGACCGACAGCACAGAACCAAGCGGCACCATATCGCCATCTGCGTTGCGCGTTTGCAGGCGCAGGATGTCATCGGGGCTTGAACGATATGCCTTGTCTGCCTGTGCGATCACCTGATAGGTGCGGCCAAAGGCATTGAAGTCATTAACATACATCGACCCGAGATAGACCTGCATGGTGCGGAAGATCTCATCAACCGGGATGCCAAGCTGCTGGACCTTGGTACGGTCAAGCGTTGCCTGAAGCTGTGGCACGTTGATGTTGTAGCTTGAAAACACACCGGTCAGTTCCGGTGCGGCCCATGCCTTGGCAAGGACCTGTTTCATCGCATCATCAAGCGCGCGATAGCCCTGATCGGAACGATCCTGTACCTGAAGCTTGAAACCACCGACAGTGCCAAGCCCCTGCACCGGCGGTGCCGGGAAGATGGCGACAAAGGCCTCGTCAATCGCGCCAAATTTCTGCTGGAGCTTGCCGGCGATGGCAAGACCCGACAGATCATCGCTTTTGCGTTCGGCAAAATCCGTCAGCGTGACAAAGACGATGCCTGCACTTGAGCTGTTCACAAAGCCGTTGATTGAAAGCCCCGGGAAGGCGACAGCACTTTCAACACCGGGTTCGCGAAGCGCGATGTCAGACATTTCACGAATGACGTCTTCGGTCCGGTCCAGTGTCGCGCCCTGCGGAAGTTGGGCGAAGCTGACAAGATACTGCTTGTCCTGAAGCGGTACGAAGCCTGTCGGCAGGATCTGGAAGCCCTGATAGGTCAGGGCCAGAAGACCGACATAAAGCACCATCATGATGGCCTTCACACCCAGCAGGCGCTTCACACCACCGGCGTAAAGATCGGTGCTGCGGTTAAAGAAGCGGTTGAAGGCGCGGAAGAACCAGCCAAAGACAAAGTCCATACCGCGTGTCAGCCAATCTTTCGGTGCGTCGTGACTGCGCAAAAGCACAGCCGACAAGGCCGGGCTCAGTGTCAGTGAGTTGACGGTGGAAATGATCGTGGCAATCGCGATGGTCAGGGCAAATTGCTGATAGAACTGGCCGGTCAGGCCGGAAATAAAGGCAATCGGCACAAACACACCGGTGATGACAAGCGAGGTCGCAATGATCGGCCCGGTCACTTCGCGCATGGCGGCAACCGTTGCATCACGTGGCGAAAGACCACGTTCGATGTTTCGTTCAACGTTTTCGACGACGACAATCGCATCATCGACCACGATCCCGATGGCCAGGATCAAGCCAAACAGCGACAGGACGTTGATCGAAAAGCCCATCAAAAGCATCAGCGCAAAGGTACCGATGATCGATACCGGCACGGCCAGCAACGGAATGATTGAGGCACGCCATGTCTGCAAGAACACCGTTACCACGACAACCACAAGGGCGACGGCCTCAAGCAACGTCATGATGACCGACTTGATCGAGCCACGGACAAACACGGTCGGGTCATAGACAATCGAGTAGTCCAGATCGTCCGGGAAGCTTTGTTTGAGTTCTTCCATGGTGGCGCGGACGTTGCTTGAAATATCAAGTGCGTTCGAGCCCGGCGATGCAAAGATCGGGATTGCCACTGCAGGCTTGTTATCAAGCAGTGAGCGCAGCGCATATTGCTGGGCTTCCATTTCGATGCGCGCAACATCGCCCAAACGCGTAATCGTGCCGTCAGTTTCGCGTTTGATGATGATGTTTTCGAACTCTTCGGGGCTTTCCAGACGGCCGCTGATATTGATCGGCAACTGGAACTGCACACCAGTGTCATAAGGCGCACCACCAATGATGCCGGCTGCGACCTGAACGTTCTGGCTTTGGATGGCTGAAACCACCTCGCCCGCGGTCAGGTTACGTTCGGCAACCTTGTCCGGGTTAAGCCAGACACGCATTGCATAATCGCCTGAACCAAACAGCCCGACCTGCCCGACACCGGCAATACGGGCCAGACGGTCACGCACATTCAGCGTCGCGTAGTTCCGCAAATACAGCATGTCATAGCGTTCATTGGGCGAACGCAAATGCACGACCATGGTCAAATCAGGCGACTGCTTTGATACGGTCACGCCAAGCTGGCGCACAACATCCGGCAGGCGTGGTTCGGCCTGCGAGACGCGGTTCTGAACTTTTTGCTGCGCCAGATCCGGGTCGGTGCCGATTTCAAACGTCACTGTCAGGGACAGATTGCCGTCGGTGGTTGCCAGCGAGTTGATATAAAGCATCCCCTCGACCCCGTTGATCTGTTCTTCAAGCGGGGAGGCAACGGTTTCGGAAATCTCGGCCGGGTTCGCACCGGGGAATTTGGCTTCGACCACAACGGTCGGCGGCACAACTTCCGGATATTCGGAAATCGGCAAACGCCACATGGCAATCAGGCCCGCCAACAAGATCAGGACGGACAGGACGCCGGCAAAGATCGGGCGATCCACAAAAAAGCGGGAGAGATTCTGCATGTTTTTCAGCCTTGCTTTAAAGCGCAGTCACACATCGATTACGATGCGGAGGCCTGCAGAATTTCGGGCGCGACAGGCATA
Above is a window of Thalassospira sp. ER-Se-21-Dark DNA encoding:
- a CDS encoding Bax inhibitor-1/YccA family protein, whose amino-acid sequence is MAFETRQRGYDVSVGRSAAEIDEGLRAYMLRVYNYMASALALTGIVAMAVSTSPTLMQAIFGTGLHWIVMLAPIGLVFFLSARIHKMSFGAAQATFWIYAAMMGLSLASIFLVYTGESIARTFFITAGTFGAMSLFGYTTKKDLSGWGSFLFMGLIGIIIAMVVNIFLASTMLQFVISAAGVLIFTGLTAYDTQKIKEEYHEHDDATTAGKKALFGALRLYLDFVNLFIMLLHFFGNRE
- the htpX gene encoding zinc metalloprotease HtpX, with amino-acid sequence MNYVRTGLLLAGLTALFGAVGMMIGGQQGMIIALLFAAAMNVFAYWNSDAMLLRMRSARQVDDKTAPELVAMVRDLARNADLPMPKVYVIENPQPNAFATGRNPENAAVAATTGLLKLLDRNEIAGVMAHELAHVKNRDTLTMTITATIAGAISALANFAMFAGMFGGNRDNNNPLGGIGMILIAILAPLGAMIVQMAISRTREYEADKIGAEICGHPMWLASALNKLDKGVHAIPNMDAERNPAMAHMYIANPLSGKGVDNLFSTHPNMANRIARLKEMSGKPASNAPGRPAGQGAGVAKAAPPRGPWGRNSSKPASSTPNASRQRKRPWES
- a CDS encoding multidrug efflux RND transporter permease subunit, with the protein product MQNLSRFFVDRPIFAGVLSVLILLAGLIAMWRLPISEYPEVVPPTVVVEAKFPGANPAEISETVASPLEEQINGVEGMLYINSLATTDGNLSLTVTFEIGTDPDLAQQKVQNRVSQAEPRLPDVVRQLGVTVSKQSPDLTMVVHLRSPNERYDMLYLRNYATLNVRDRLARIAGVGQVGLFGSGDYAMRVWLNPDKVAERNLTAGEVVSAIQSQNVQVAAGIIGGAPYDTGVQFQLPINISGRLESPEEFENIIIKRETDGTITRLGDVARIEMEAQQYALRSLLDNKPAVAIPIFASPGSNALDISSNVRATMEELKQSFPDDLDYSIVYDPTVFVRGSIKSVIMTLLEAVALVVVVVTVFLQTWRASIIPLLAVPVSIIGTFALMLLMGFSINVLSLFGLILAIGIVVDDAIVVVENVERNIERGLSPRDATVAAMREVTGPIIATSLVITGVFVPIAFISGLTGQFYQQFALTIAIATIISTVNSLTLSPALSAVLLRSHDAPKDWLTRGMDFVFGWFFRAFNRFFNRSTDLYAGGVKRLLGVKAIMMVLYVGLLALTYQGFQILPTGFVPLQDKQYLVSFAQLPQGATLDRTEDVIREMSDIALREPGVESAVAFPGLSINGFVNSSSAGIVFVTLTDFAERKSDDLSGLAIAGKLQQKFGAIDEAFVAIFPAPPVQGLGTVGGFKLQVQDRSDQGYRALDDAMKQVLAKAWAAPELTGVFSSYNINVPQLQATLDRTKVQQLGIPVDEIFRTMQVYLGSMYVNDFNAFGRTYQVIAQADKAYRSSPDDILRLQTRNADGDMVPLGSVLSVSETFGPDTAMRYNAFRSADLNGNAAPGYSSGDAQAAITKILDETLPPGMSYEWTELTYQQILAGNTAIFVFPICILLVFLVLAAQYESLTMPLAVILIVPMSILSAIFGVYLFGGDNNIFTQISLFVLAGLASKNAILIVEFARELEHQGRSTVQAAIEASRLRLRPILMTSLAFIMGVVPLVLSSGAGAEMRHAIGIAVFSGMLGVTIFGLILTPVFYVLVRMIGRRNDVRSLDEAETHQPAE